The Haloplanus salinarum genome includes a region encoding these proteins:
- a CDS encoding DUF424 domain-containing protein: MLIRERDTPEGLLVAVCDRECLGETYADGEVSLTVTEEFYGGDPGDAEDVVDALRRASVANLVGERCVDVAVEAGLVDAENVLELEGTRHAQLLWL, from the coding sequence ATGCTGATCCGCGAGCGCGACACGCCCGAGGGACTCCTCGTCGCGGTCTGTGACCGGGAGTGTCTCGGCGAGACCTACGCGGACGGCGAGGTGTCGCTGACGGTGACCGAGGAGTTCTACGGCGGGGACCCCGGCGACGCCGAGGACGTGGTGGACGCGCTACGGCGGGCCTCGGTCGCGAACCTCGTCGGCGAGCGCTGTGTCGACGTCGCCGTCGAGGCCGGACTCGTCGACGCGGAGAACGTCCTCGAACTCGAGGGCACGCGCCACGCCCAACTGCTCTGGCTCTAG
- a CDS encoding DUF4352 domain-containing protein: MQRRRVLGICGTLTAGLLAGCGGGGSESTPTGTATDTETATATATAEPTETATATATAEPTETAASGPGGPTHALEESFVVGTEGNRIRYRIIDFFRADSVGSSANPATADGTFLIVLLEFENPQDDSTTFPQNSFLATNEDQIRYFDDRGTTSIGDDDRIDAQSVAATTLSAGQSAAGAVVFDLDPDRSYWLEIRPTGDAGETHYVEIGPVSEIQMLESSMVG; this comes from the coding sequence ATGCAACGTCGACGGGTCTTGGGAATCTGTGGAACGCTCACGGCAGGACTGCTCGCGGGGTGTGGCGGCGGTGGCTCGGAGAGTACGCCGACGGGGACGGCGACCGACACCGAGACGGCGACGGCGACGGCGACGGCGGAGCCGACCGAGACGGCGACGGCGACGGCGACGGCGGAGCCGACCGAGACGGCGGCATCCGGCCCCGGTGGCCCCACACACGCCCTCGAGGAGTCGTTCGTCGTCGGCACCGAGGGCAACCGGATCCGTTACCGCATTATCGACTTCTTCCGCGCCGACAGCGTCGGTAGCAGCGCCAACCCCGCCACCGCGGACGGGACCTTCCTGATCGTGCTTCTGGAGTTCGAGAACCCGCAGGACGACTCCACTACCTTCCCCCAGAACTCGTTCCTCGCCACTAACGAGGATCAGATCCGGTATTTCGACGACCGGGGGACGACGAGCATCGGCGACGACGACCGGATCGACGCCCAGTCGGTCGCCGCCACGACGCTCTCGGCGGGCCAGTCGGCGGCGGGTGCGGTGGTGTTCGACCTCGACCCGGACCGTTCCTACTGGCTCGAGATCCGCCCGACCGGCGACGCGGGCGAGACCCACTACGTCGAGATCGGTCCCGTCTCGGAGATACAGATGCTCGAGAGTTCGATGGTCGGCTAG
- the sufS gene encoding bifunctional cysteine desulfurase/selenocysteine lyase SufS produces the protein MGVQESYPIDVEAIRADFPILDRLVGGDVETSGQGPDDDTPLYYLDNAATSHTPEQVVETISDYYRGYNANVHRGIHQLSQEASVAYEEAHDTVADFVGAAGREEIVFTKNTTEAENLVAYAWGLAELGPDDSVVLSEMEHHASLVTWQQIAKRTGAEVRYIRVDDDGYLDMDHAAELIDDSTAMVSVVHVSNTLGTVNPVSDLADMAHDHDALIFVDGAQSAPTRPVDVKAMDADFFAFSGHKMCGPTGIGALYGKEAILESMQPYLYGGDMIRRVSFDDSTWEDLPWKFEAGTPSISQGIAFAAAVDYMEDIGMEAVQAHEELLAEYAHDRLDEFDDVTIYGPPGDDRGGLVAFNVEGVHAHDLSSIVNDHGVAIRAGDHCTQPLHDKLGIAASARASFYVYNTREEIDRLIDAIAEARELFA, from the coding sequence ATGGGAGTCCAGGAATCGTATCCGATCGACGTGGAGGCCATCCGGGCCGATTTCCCGATCCTCGACCGCCTGGTCGGGGGCGACGTGGAGACGTCCGGACAGGGTCCCGACGACGACACGCCCCTCTACTATCTGGACAACGCCGCGACGAGCCACACGCCCGAGCAGGTAGTCGAGACGATCAGCGACTACTACCGCGGCTACAACGCGAACGTCCACCGGGGCATCCACCAGTTGAGTCAGGAGGCGAGCGTGGCCTACGAGGAGGCCCACGACACCGTCGCCGACTTCGTCGGCGCGGCGGGTCGCGAGGAGATCGTCTTCACCAAGAACACCACCGAGGCGGAGAACCTCGTCGCCTACGCCTGGGGACTGGCCGAACTCGGTCCGGATGACTCGGTCGTCCTCTCGGAGATGGAACACCACGCGTCGCTCGTGACGTGGCAACAGATCGCCAAGCGGACCGGCGCCGAGGTGCGCTACATCCGCGTCGACGACGACGGCTACCTCGATATGGACCACGCCGCCGAGTTGATCGACGACTCCACGGCGATGGTGTCGGTCGTCCACGTCTCGAACACGCTGGGGACGGTGAACCCCGTATCCGACCTGGCCGACATGGCCCACGACCACGACGCGCTGATCTTCGTCGACGGCGCACAGTCGGCGCCGACCCGCCCGGTCGACGTGAAAGCCATGGACGCCGACTTCTTCGCGTTCTCCGGACACAAGATGTGTGGCCCGACCGGCATCGGGGCGCTCTACGGCAAGGAAGCGATCCTCGAATCGATGCAGCCGTACCTCTACGGCGGCGACATGATCCGTCGGGTCAGCTTCGACGACTCGACGTGGGAGGACTTGCCCTGGAAGTTCGAGGCCGGTACTCCCTCCATCTCGCAGGGCATCGCCTTCGCCGCCGCCGTCGACTACATGGAGGATATCGGCATGGAGGCCGTCCAGGCCCACGAGGAACTGCTCGCGGAGTACGCCCACGACCGCCTCGACGAGTTCGACGACGTGACGATCTACGGCCCGCCGGGCGACGACCGCGGCGGCCTCGTCGCGTTCAACGTCGAGGGCGTCCACGCCCACGACCTCTCCAGTATCGTCAACGACCACGGCGTGGCCATCCGGGCCGGCGACCACTGCACCCAGCCGCTCCACGACAAGCTCGGCATCGCGGCCTCCGCGCGGGCCTCCTTCTACGTCTACAACACCCGCGAGGAGATCGATCGGCTGATCGACGCCATCGCCGAAGCCCGAGAGCTGTTCGCGTAG
- the thsA gene encoding thermosome subunit alpha, translating into MIILGEDSQRTQGKDAQSMNITAGKAVAESVRTTLGPKGMDKMLVDSGGSVVVTNDGVTILKEMDIDHPAANMIVEVSETQEDEVGDGTTTAVVIAGELLDEAEELIDQDIHPTTLAQGYRQAAEKAKEVLEDNAIDVSPDDRETLVKIASTAMTGKGAESAKDDLADLLVDAVLAVRDEDGSVDTDNVSIEKVVGGAIDNSELIEGVIVDKERVSDSMPYAVEDANVALIDGDLEVKETEIDAEVNVTDPDQLQQFLDQEEEQLREMVDKLVDVGADAVVVGSGIDDMAQHYLAQEGILAVRRAKDSDLSRLARSTGGTVVGSVDDITEDDLGFAGSVAQKDIGGDERIFVEDTPDAKSVTLVLRGGTEHVVDEVERAVEDSLGVVRTTLEDGKVLPGGGAPEAELALALRDYADSVGGREQLAVEAFAEALDVIPRTLAENAGLDPIDSLVDLRAQHDGGDLSAGLDAYTGDIIDMEEEGVVEPLRVKTQAIESATEAAVMILRIDDVIAAGDLKGGGSDDGGDEGGPGGAGGMGGGMGGGMGGMGGMGGAM; encoded by the coding sequence ATGATCATTCTCGGCGAGGACTCCCAGCGAACCCAAGGGAAGGACGCTCAGTCGATGAACATCACGGCCGGGAAGGCCGTCGCGGAATCCGTACGGACCACACTCGGTCCGAAAGGAATGGACAAGATGCTGGTCGACTCCGGCGGGAGCGTCGTCGTCACGAACGACGGCGTCACGATCCTGAAAGAGATGGACATCGACCACCCCGCGGCGAACATGATCGTCGAGGTGTCCGAGACCCAGGAGGACGAGGTCGGCGACGGCACGACGACGGCCGTCGTCATCGCGGGCGAACTCCTCGACGAGGCCGAGGAGCTCATCGATCAGGACATTCACCCGACGACGCTGGCCCAGGGGTACCGCCAGGCCGCGGAGAAGGCCAAGGAGGTCCTCGAGGACAACGCCATCGACGTGTCGCCGGACGACCGCGAGACCCTCGTCAAGATCGCCTCCACGGCGATGACGGGCAAGGGCGCCGAGAGCGCCAAGGACGACCTCGCGGACCTGCTGGTCGACGCCGTGCTCGCCGTGCGCGACGAGGACGGTAGCGTCGACACGGACAACGTCTCCATCGAGAAGGTCGTCGGCGGCGCCATCGACAACTCCGAGCTCATCGAGGGCGTCATCGTCGACAAGGAACGCGTCAGCGACAGCATGCCCTACGCCGTCGAGGACGCGAACGTCGCCCTGATCGACGGCGACCTCGAAGTCAAGGAGACCGAGATCGACGCCGAGGTCAACGTCACCGACCCCGACCAGCTCCAGCAGTTCCTCGACCAGGAGGAGGAACAGCTGCGCGAGATGGTCGACAAGCTGGTCGACGTCGGCGCCGACGCCGTCGTCGTCGGCAGCGGCATCGACGACATGGCCCAGCACTACCTCGCACAGGAGGGTATCCTCGCCGTCCGCCGTGCGAAGGACAGCGACCTCTCCCGGCTCGCCCGCTCGACGGGCGGCACGGTCGTCGGCTCCGTCGACGACATCACCGAGGACGACCTCGGCTTCGCCGGCTCGGTCGCCCAGAAGGACATCGGCGGCGACGAGCGCATCTTCGTCGAGGACACCCCCGACGCCAAGTCCGTGACGCTCGTCCTCCGCGGTGGGACCGAACACGTCGTCGACGAGGTCGAGCGCGCCGTCGAGGACTCCCTCGGCGTCGTGCGCACCACGCTGGAGGACGGCAAGGTCCTGCCCGGCGGCGGTGCGCCCGAGGCGGAGCTCGCCCTCGCCCTGCGTGACTACGCCGACTCCGTCGGTGGGCGCGAACAGCTCGCCGTCGAGGCCTTCGCCGAGGCCCTCGACGTCATCCCGCGCACGCTCGCCGAGAACGCGGGTCTCGACCCCATCGACTCGCTGGTCGACCTGCGCGCCCAGCACGACGGGGGCGACCTCTCGGCCGGCCTGGACGCCTACACGGGCGACATCATCGACATGGAGGAGGAGGGCGTCGTCGAACCCCTCCGCGTCAAGACTCAGGCCATCGAGTCCGCCACCGAGGCGGCCGTCATGATCCTCCGCATCGACGACGTCATCGCGGCCGGCGACCTCAAGGGCGGCGGCAGCGACGACGGCGGCGACGAAGGCGGCCCCGGCGGCGCCGGCGGCATGGGCGGCGGCATGGGCGGCGGCATGGGCGGCATGGGTGGCATGGGCGGCGCGATGTGA
- a CDS encoding KH domain-containing protein, with protein sequence MQHVKVPQDRLGVLIGEGGETMREIERRAEVRLDIDSESGSVAIDATGDPVTAMVAPDIVRAIGRGFKPDAALSLLDDEMRMFELIDIEDATRNRNDLQRQKGRLIGENGRTRELMEELTGAEVVIYGTTLGIIGQPEEVQAVRRAAEMILDGAPHGAVYGFLERKHNELTRGVEL encoded by the coding sequence ATGCAGCACGTGAAGGTTCCGCAGGACCGCCTCGGCGTCCTCATCGGCGAGGGCGGCGAGACCATGCGCGAGATCGAGCGGCGTGCCGAGGTTCGCCTCGACATCGACTCCGAGAGCGGGAGCGTCGCCATCGACGCCACCGGCGACCCCGTCACCGCGATGGTCGCCCCCGACATCGTCCGCGCTATCGGTCGCGGGTTCAAGCCCGACGCGGCCCTCTCCCTCCTCGACGACGAGATGCGGATGTTCGAGTTGATCGACATCGAGGACGCCACCCGAAACAGGAACGACCTCCAGCGACAGAAGGGACGGCTCATCGGCGAGAACGGTCGCACCCGGGAACTGATGGAGGAACTTACCGGTGCCGAGGTGGTCATCTACGGGACCACTCTCGGGATCATCGGCCAACCCGAGGAGGTCCAGGCCGTCCGCCGGGCCGCCGAGATGATCCTCGACGGCGCGCCCCACGGCGCCGTCTACGGCTTCCTCGAGCGCAAACACAACGAACTCACCCGCGGCGTCGAACTGTAA
- the rio1 gene encoding serine/threonine-protein kinase Rio1 translates to MSDREEYGLLDPEEGEGEDFGDEWEEIDVSDTDADRIARKRDREFAEFRKRLKDADQFKVAQSVFDDATFAAIYKLVQDGHIDAFGGPISTGKEANVYEALGADDRDVAVKIYRINASNFQEMRAYLEGDPRFEGIGSDKKKVVLAWTKKEFANLRRARSAGVRVPEPIAVERNVLVMELVGLVEERARRLAEVNVENPETAFEVVREYMRRLYDAGLVHGDLSEYNLIIHDGELVVIDLGQAVTVHHPNADDFLDRDCRNVAAFFTRQGIDVDPTDLRAFVTGAET, encoded by the coding sequence ATGAGTGACCGCGAGGAGTACGGCCTGCTCGACCCCGAGGAGGGGGAAGGCGAGGACTTCGGCGACGAGTGGGAGGAGATCGACGTTTCCGACACCGACGCGGACCGCATCGCCAGAAAGCGGGACCGCGAGTTCGCCGAGTTCCGCAAGCGCCTGAAGGACGCCGACCAGTTCAAGGTCGCACAGTCGGTGTTCGACGACGCCACCTTCGCGGCCATCTACAAGCTGGTCCAAGACGGCCACATCGACGCCTTCGGCGGCCCCATCTCGACGGGCAAGGAGGCGAACGTCTACGAGGCACTCGGCGCCGACGACCGGGACGTGGCGGTGAAGATCTACCGCATCAACGCTTCGAACTTCCAGGAGATGCGGGCGTATCTGGAGGGCGATCCGCGGTTCGAGGGGATCGGCTCGGACAAGAAGAAAGTCGTCCTCGCGTGGACCAAAAAGGAGTTCGCCAACCTGCGGCGGGCGCGGAGCGCGGGCGTCCGGGTGCCCGAACCCATCGCCGTCGAGCGCAACGTCCTGGTGATGGAGCTGGTGGGGCTGGTCGAGGAGCGCGCCCGGCGGCTCGCGGAGGTGAACGTCGAGAACCCCGAGACGGCCTTCGAGGTGGTCCGGGAGTACATGCGCCGGCTCTACGACGCCGGACTCGTCCACGGCGACCTCTCCGAGTACAACCTGATCATCCACGACGGGGAACTGGTCGTCATCGACCTGGGGCAGGCGGTGACGGTCCACCATCCGAACGCCGACGACTTCCTCGACCGGGACTGCCGGAACGTGGCGGCCTTTTTCACGCGACAGGGGATCGACGTCGACCCCACGGACCTGCGTGCGTTCGTGACGGGCGCGGAGACGTAA
- the eif1A gene encoding translation initiation factor eIF-1A — MSENENGGRKDLRMPDDDEVFAVVTDMLGANRVQVRCADGQERTARIPGRMQKRIWIREDDVVLVEPWDWQDEKADISWRYEKSEADQLRREGHIE, encoded by the coding sequence ATGAGCGAGAACGAAAACGGCGGGCGCAAGGACCTTCGAATGCCCGACGACGACGAGGTGTTCGCCGTCGTAACGGACATGCTCGGGGCCAACCGGGTACAGGTACGGTGTGCGGACGGCCAGGAGCGCACCGCCCGCATCCCCGGGCGGATGCAAAAGCGCATCTGGATCCGGGAGGACGACGTGGTCCTCGTCGAGCCGTGGGACTGGCAGGACGAGAAGGCCGACATCTCGTGGCGCTACGAGAAGTCGGAGGCGGACCAGCTGCGGCGCGAAGGCCACATCGAGTAG
- a CDS encoding tyrosine--tRNA ligase: MDVYERITRNATEVVTEAEGRELAEDPEGKRAYVGYEPSGVLHIGHMLTATKLMDLQEAGFEVTVLLADVHAYLNDKGTFEEIRETAERMKAQFLAYGLDEERTEFVYGSEFQFDREYVLDLHALELETTLSRAERAMAEIKSGDSVTVSQAVYPLMQALDIVYLDVDLAIGGMEQRKVHMLARDVLPKIGEDAPTCLHTPLIADLDTGVGKMSASEGVSISMEDSTADIEGKVNGAFCPPTRDPEPDDAGRERENPVLQIFEYHVFPRYDTVVVERPDEYGGDLTYGDYESLAADLESGELHPADAKGALATYLDELIAPGRAKLRDATSDA; this comes from the coding sequence ATGGACGTCTACGAGCGGATCACCCGGAACGCGACCGAGGTGGTCACCGAGGCGGAGGGACGGGAACTGGCCGAAGACCCCGAGGGCAAGCGCGCGTACGTCGGCTACGAGCCGTCGGGCGTCCTGCACATCGGCCACATGCTCACCGCGACGAAGCTGATGGACCTCCAGGAGGCCGGCTTCGAGGTGACGGTCCTGCTCGCGGACGTCCACGCCTACCTCAACGACAAGGGCACCTTCGAGGAGATCAGGGAGACGGCCGAACGTATGAAGGCGCAGTTCCTCGCGTACGGTCTCGACGAGGAGCGCACCGAGTTCGTCTACGGCTCCGAGTTCCAGTTCGACCGCGAGTACGTCCTCGACCTGCACGCCCTCGAACTGGAGACGACCCTCTCCCGGGCCGAGCGGGCGATGGCGGAGATCAAGAGCGGCGACTCGGTCACCGTCTCGCAGGCGGTCTACCCCCTGATGCAGGCGCTCGACATCGTCTATCTCGACGTCGACCTCGCGATCGGCGGGATGGAACAGCGCAAGGTCCACATGCTCGCCCGCGACGTCCTGCCGAAGATCGGCGAGGACGCCCCGACCTGCCTCCACACGCCGCTGATCGCCGACCTCGATACGGGCGTGGGGAAGATGTCCGCGAGCGAGGGCGTCTCCATCTCGATGGAGGACTCGACGGCGGACATCGAGGGGAAGGTCAACGGCGCCTTCTGTCCGCCGACTCGCGATCCGGAGCCGGACGACGCGGGCCGCGAGCGGGAGAACCCCGTCCTCCAGATCTTCGAGTACCACGTCTTCCCGCGGTACGACACCGTGGTCGTCGAACGGCCCGACGAGTACGGCGGCGACCTGACCTACGGCGACTACGAGTCGCTGGCGGCGGATCTGGAGTCGGGCGAGTTGCACCCGGCGGACGCGAAGGGGGCGCTGGCAACGTACCTCGACGAACTCATCGCGCCCGGACGGGCGAAACTGCGTGACGCCACGTCCGACGCCTGA
- a CDS encoding DUF2391 family protein, whose protein sequence is MSEDASGTTTDPTRDGDEPTDMGDLFDELEELEGIVDTPAGRRQVRETMRVAMAASASTAASPFGRVIRGYDRGDLAEALLGSFLFGIPMAVEGGTQEVGEFLAARPLHLGATIVFGVGLVVGIIYVADFQDVRVHKPILGVIPRRLAGVVGVSLTMAFVLLTGWGRVDWAAPTLAFANVVVAFVPMSVGAALGDILPGS, encoded by the coding sequence ATGAGCGAGGACGCGTCCGGGACGACGACCGACCCAACCCGCGACGGCGACGAGCCGACCGACATGGGGGACCTCTTCGACGAACTCGAAGAGCTAGAGGGCATCGTCGACACGCCGGCGGGCCGCAGACAGGTCCGCGAGACGATGCGCGTGGCGATGGCGGCGAGCGCGAGCACCGCGGCGAGCCCGTTCGGACGCGTGATCCGGGGGTACGACCGCGGCGACCTCGCGGAGGCGTTGCTCGGGAGCTTCCTGTTCGGAATTCCGATGGCCGTCGAGGGCGGCACCCAGGAGGTCGGCGAGTTCCTCGCTGCCCGGCCGCTCCACCTCGGTGCGACCATCGTCTTCGGCGTCGGGCTCGTCGTCGGGATCATCTACGTCGCCGACTTCCAGGACGTCCGCGTCCACAAACCCATCCTCGGGGTGATCCCGCGTCGACTGGCCGGCGTCGTCGGCGTCTCCTTGACGATGGCGTTCGTCCTGCTGACCGGGTGGGGACGGGTCGACTGGGCGGCGCCGACGCTCGCCTTCGCCAACGTCGTCGTGGCGTTCGTCCCGATGAGCGTCGGGGCGGCGCTGGGCGACATCCTCCCGGGATCGTAA